In Streptomyces canus, one DNA window encodes the following:
- a CDS encoding type I restriction endonuclease subunit R, with translation MTADGEQSFGGLLPEAAVSHAEALTFSEKDWEHIATEQLGEFGWVPVDGKDLGPAHGQRKSFDDLVLYPRLRTAIATRYPHLPETAVTEAMDELLKQPPGSDIRQNWEFYQRLTVKAVKVGYRDPLTDTEKHETVRVVDFANPHGNDLVAASQVRIRSGAREREFVFDVVLYVNGLPLAVIELKKASGPDDSRKAYDQIQNYRRELKSDGVFRTLLLAVASDGITARIGTPFTPWQHMAPWHADEEGTLLRKREWQDGRALERMIQGPLEPGRFLDLVGSYLSYSAEGTGGDVDTVKLAKAHQYFAVQKAVAATGSAVATDGRAGVVWHTQGAGKSEEMLFYTGKVARTPELSNPTIVLLTDRIDLDSQLFSTFARSHSLHRIIGGQPEKAADAKQLKELLTRNPNGGGLVFSTLQKFRISKAEREAGARHPVLSPRRDIIVIVDEAHRSHYDFEDGFARNLRDALPNATFLAFTGTPIDNTTGSTEGVFGPTIHTYDLTQAVDDGATVPVYYEAILHKVKLKGRLPDDVDLDDLDAQAEGLVEGLSEAEQKRARRKFAAFEDLIGAPERIEALAATVLEHWDVRRREMTKLTGTTGKGMIVCSSRAIAARLFDAIARRRPEWTGERDKTSGLYPDTTGKVRVVFTGNPGHDDPEVADYVRTPVQLKRIQRRVVDPDDELELVIVQSLWLTGFDAPPLHTLYLDRRMRGAALMQAIARVNRTWGEKPSGLVVDFLGVAQDITAALAEYSAPDQENRTIGAPVEEACASVRRTHQRIGDVLRPCPWRATLDAHGYKEALYDVLEFLKEAEPDLEPGKPTRQQLFMHHARLLSRSFSLCATHPDVQDLLPDIRFYSSVRTSREKLTTDDRYYDGLATEADVNRLIEQLNAEAVVADGVVDIYDASGLTKPDLSHLDENVLRTMKAGRHPNLAIEALRRAIKQEIRDAHPGNVVRQKAFTEKMQEVMNKYHNGLIDSAEVMDMLVELARTISADRDRAEELGLTEDELAFYDAVAANPSALEMGQGVLAEIAHKLCDLVRKDVTVDWRVKGQARDRIRGKVKLLLRLYGYPPDTAPDAIDRVLKQTEVKAEEWA, from the coding sequence ATGACCGCCGATGGGGAACAGTCGTTCGGAGGGCTCCTCCCCGAAGCCGCTGTCTCCCACGCCGAGGCGCTCACCTTCTCCGAGAAGGACTGGGAGCACATCGCGACGGAGCAGCTCGGGGAGTTCGGGTGGGTGCCTGTGGACGGGAAGGACCTGGGGCCCGCCCACGGGCAGCGCAAGTCCTTCGACGATCTCGTCCTCTACCCCCGTCTGCGTACCGCCATCGCCACCCGCTACCCCCACCTGCCCGAGACCGCCGTCACGGAGGCCATGGACGAGTTGCTCAAGCAGCCGCCCGGTTCCGACATTCGGCAGAACTGGGAGTTCTACCAGCGGCTCACCGTCAAGGCGGTCAAGGTCGGCTACCGGGACCCTCTCACCGACACCGAGAAGCACGAGACCGTCCGTGTCGTCGACTTCGCCAACCCGCACGGCAACGACTTGGTCGCCGCCTCCCAGGTGCGCATACGTAGTGGGGCCCGTGAGCGGGAGTTCGTGTTCGACGTCGTCCTGTATGTCAACGGACTCCCCCTCGCCGTCATTGAGTTGAAGAAGGCCAGCGGCCCGGACGACTCCCGCAAGGCCTACGACCAGATCCAGAACTACCGGCGTGAGCTGAAGTCCGACGGTGTCTTCCGGACGCTTCTCCTCGCTGTGGCCTCCGACGGGATAACCGCCCGGATCGGTACCCCGTTCACGCCCTGGCAGCACATGGCCCCCTGGCACGCGGATGAGGAAGGAACCCTCCTCCGCAAGCGCGAGTGGCAGGACGGGCGGGCCCTGGAACGGATGATCCAAGGACCTCTCGAACCCGGCCGGTTCCTGGACCTGGTCGGCTCCTACCTCTCTTACTCGGCCGAAGGCACCGGCGGTGACGTCGACACCGTCAAACTCGCCAAGGCTCATCAGTACTTCGCCGTGCAAAAGGCCGTCGCCGCGACCGGGTCGGCCGTCGCCACCGACGGGCGGGCGGGCGTCGTCTGGCACACGCAGGGCGCGGGCAAGAGCGAGGAGATGCTCTTCTACACCGGCAAGGTGGCCCGCACCCCCGAGCTGTCAAACCCCACGATCGTGCTGCTGACCGACCGTATCGACCTCGACAGCCAGCTCTTCAGCACCTTCGCCCGGAGCCACAGCCTGCACCGGATCATCGGCGGCCAGCCGGAAAAGGCGGCGGACGCCAAGCAGCTAAAGGAACTCCTCACCCGGAACCCGAACGGCGGCGGTCTCGTCTTCAGCACGCTCCAGAAGTTCCGTATCAGCAAGGCTGAGAGGGAGGCCGGCGCCCGCCACCCCGTCCTGTCCCCGCGTCGCGACATCATCGTCATCGTCGACGAGGCACACCGCAGCCACTACGACTTCGAGGACGGCTTCGCCCGCAACCTCCGGGACGCCCTCCCGAACGCCACCTTCCTCGCCTTCACCGGTACGCCCATCGACAACACCACCGGCAGCACCGAGGGCGTCTTCGGGCCGACCATCCACACCTACGACCTGACACAGGCTGTGGACGACGGGGCAACCGTGCCCGTCTACTACGAGGCGATCCTCCACAAGGTCAAGCTGAAGGGCCGGCTCCCCGACGACGTCGACCTCGACGATCTCGACGCCCAGGCCGAAGGACTGGTCGAGGGGCTGTCCGAGGCCGAACAGAAGCGCGCCCGACGCAAGTTCGCCGCGTTCGAGGACCTCATCGGCGCGCCCGAGCGGATAGAGGCGCTGGCCGCCACCGTCCTGGAGCACTGGGACGTACGCCGACGCGAGATGACCAAGCTCACCGGCACAACCGGCAAGGGCATGATCGTCTGCTCCTCCCGTGCCATCGCCGCCCGGCTCTTCGACGCCATCGCACGCCGCCGCCCGGAGTGGACCGGAGAGCGCGACAAGACGAGCGGCCTGTATCCCGACACCACCGGCAAGGTGCGGGTCGTCTTCACCGGCAACCCAGGCCACGATGATCCCGAGGTCGCCGACTACGTCCGCACCCCCGTCCAGCTCAAGAGGATTCAGCGGCGTGTCGTCGATCCGGACGACGAACTCGAACTCGTCATCGTCCAGTCCCTCTGGCTGACCGGTTTTGACGCCCCGCCCCTACACACCCTCTATCTCGACCGCCGAATGCGCGGCGCGGCCCTCATGCAGGCCATCGCCCGCGTCAACCGCACCTGGGGCGAGAAGCCCTCCGGCCTGGTCGTCGACTTTCTCGGCGTCGCCCAGGACATCACCGCGGCCCTCGCCGAGTACTCCGCCCCCGACCAGGAGAACCGGACCATCGGTGCTCCCGTCGAGGAGGCGTGCGCCTCCGTACGGCGCACGCATCAGAGGATCGGGGACGTGCTGCGCCCCTGCCCCTGGCGCGCGACCCTGGACGCCCACGGCTACAAGGAAGCCCTGTACGACGTCCTCGAATTCCTGAAGGAAGCCGAACCGGATCTGGAGCCCGGCAAGCCCACCCGGCAGCAGTTGTTCATGCACCACGCCCGTCTGCTGTCCCGGTCGTTCTCGCTGTGCGCCACCCATCCGGACGTGCAGGACCTCTTGCCGGACATCCGCTTCTACTCGTCCGTCCGCACCTCTCGCGAAAAGCTCACTACGGACGACCGGTACTACGACGGCCTCGCCACCGAAGCCGACGTGAACCGGCTGATCGAGCAGCTCAACGCCGAGGCCGTCGTCGCGGACGGTGTCGTCGACATCTACGACGCCAGCGGCCTCACCAAGCCCGACCTGTCCCACCTGGACGAGAACGTCCTCCGCACGATGAAGGCCGGCCGTCATCCCAACCTCGCCATCGAGGCCCTGCGCCGAGCCATCAAGCAGGAGATCCGGGACGCCCACCCGGGCAACGTCGTACGCCAGAAGGCCTTCACGGAGAAGATGCAGGAGGTCATGAACAAGTACCACAACGGCCTCATCGACTCCGCCGAGGTCATGGACATGCTTGTCGAGCTGGCCCGTACGATCTCCGCGGACCGAGACCGCGCCGAGGAACTCGGTCTGACCGAGGACGAGTTGGCCTTCTACGACGCTGTCGCCGCCAACCCCTCCGCCCTGGAGATGGGACAGGGCGTCCTCGCCGAGATCGCCCACAAGCTGTGCGATCTCGTCCGCAAGGACGTCACCGTCGACTGGCGCGTCAAGGGCCAGGCCCGCGACCGCATCCGCGGCAAGGTCAAGCTCCTGCTCCGCCTCTACGGCTACCCGCCGGACACAGCGCCGGACGCTATCGACCGCGTACTGAAGCAGACCGAGGTCAAGGCGGAGGAGTGGGCGTGA
- a CDS encoding ABC transporter permease, whose amino-acid sequence MSTYALTDSWTMTRRELAHWARQPVRVLVGLVFPVMLLLMFGYLVGGGRGVEGEYVDYLIPGMLALTMAFGLEATMIAVTQDLNKGVIDRFRSMPMADGAVLVGRSAADMLQSVLSLAAMIGVGHAIGWRVHAGVGGLLAAVGLLLLFRFAMLWIGIHLAMVAGKPEMVQAVQILVWPVGFLSNAFATPDSMPGWLGTVVDWNPMSQTATAVRDLVGGPGGEPGHAGAAVLWSLALLAVFFPLALRRFGALSR is encoded by the coding sequence GTGAGCACGTACGCGCTGACCGATTCCTGGACCATGACCCGGCGTGAACTCGCCCACTGGGCGCGGCAGCCGGTGCGGGTCCTCGTCGGGCTGGTCTTCCCCGTGATGCTGCTGCTGATGTTCGGCTATCTCGTCGGCGGCGGCCGGGGCGTCGAGGGGGAGTACGTCGACTACCTGATCCCCGGGATGCTCGCGCTGACCATGGCGTTCGGGCTGGAGGCGACCATGATCGCCGTCACCCAGGACCTCAACAAGGGCGTGATCGACCGCTTCCGGTCCATGCCGATGGCCGACGGGGCCGTCCTGGTGGGCCGTTCGGCCGCCGACATGCTCCAGTCCGTGCTGAGCCTGGCCGCCATGATCGGCGTCGGCCACGCGATCGGCTGGCGGGTCCACGCAGGCGTCGGCGGACTCCTGGCCGCGGTGGGCCTGTTGCTGCTCTTCCGGTTCGCGATGCTCTGGATCGGCATCCATCTGGCGATGGTCGCCGGGAAGCCGGAGATGGTGCAGGCCGTGCAGATCCTGGTCTGGCCGGTCGGCTTCCTGTCCAACGCCTTCGCGACCCCGGACTCCATGCCCGGCTGGCTGGGCACGGTCGTCGACTGGAACCCGATGTCCCAGACGGCGACGGCGGTACGGGACCTGGTGGGCGGCCCCGGCGGCGAACCGGGTCATGCAGGGGCCGCCGTCCTCTGGTCGCTGGCCCTCCTTGCGGTGTTCTTCCCGCTGGCCCTACGGCGGTTCGGGGCGTTGAGCAGGTGA
- a CDS encoding DUF397 domain-containing protein has product MTDRVIPNAAELRGWRKSSYSNDQGGSCLEVLDNYCSAVPVHDSKNPHGPAVIVPASAWASFVAAVRSGDLGS; this is encoded by the coding sequence ATGACCGACCGAGTCATACCGAACGCGGCGGAGCTGAGGGGCTGGCGTAAGTCCTCCTACAGTAACGATCAAGGCGGCAGTTGCCTCGAAGTCCTCGACAACTACTGCTCGGCCGTTCCCGTACACGACTCCAAGAACCCCCACGGCCCTGCGGTGATCGTCCCTGCCTCCGCGTGGGCGTCGTTCGTCGCGGCGGTCAGGAGTGGCGACCTCGGCTCCTGA
- a CDS encoding class I SAM-dependent DNA methyltransferase: MPPRKKKEAQPEDMKSILWKSADKLRGSLDAAEYKHFVLGLVFLKYVSAAMEEKRAQLEEGLRPGGWLLTDLGFEGEPPATAVPQILEDRELYTGAGIFYVPPTARWEVVLERAKGTLDDPTLGKVIDTAMETIEKFNTSLKKGTLPQQYNSGRVDETTLAGLVKLLDRLTFQAQVGEDGQRVGARDLMGEVYEYFLAQFALQEGRKGGEYFTPPSVVRLLVEMLEPKEGERVLDPACGSGGMFVQAEKFVETHGGDRMNVAVYGQERNLTTWRLAHMNLAIHGIEADLGEGPADSFRDDQHGDLKADVVLANPPFNISDWGGELLGLDDRWTYGTPPVGNANFAWIQHMASKFAPGGRAGIVLANGSMSSKLGGEGDIRRAMVEDDLVACMVALPGQLFRSTQIPACLWFLGEGKGRHSKWVPERKGEVLFIDARELGVMASRTERVLTEEELGRIAGAFRAWRGVEGEGVGPYEDVPGFCRSVPLDELREHDFVLTPGRYVGVAEADVDPDAELAEERVARLTKELFGLFEESGRMEAVVREQLGRL; the protein is encoded by the coding sequence GTGCCACCGCGCAAGAAGAAGGAAGCCCAGCCGGAGGACATGAAGTCCATCCTCTGGAAGTCCGCGGACAAGCTGCGCGGAAGCCTGGACGCCGCTGAGTACAAGCACTTCGTGCTCGGGCTCGTGTTCCTGAAGTACGTGTCGGCCGCGATGGAGGAGAAACGGGCCCAGCTTGAGGAAGGGCTGCGTCCCGGCGGCTGGCTGCTGACCGACCTCGGCTTCGAGGGCGAGCCCCCGGCGACGGCGGTCCCCCAGATCCTGGAGGACCGCGAGCTGTACACGGGCGCCGGAATCTTCTACGTGCCGCCGACCGCCCGTTGGGAGGTCGTCCTGGAGCGCGCCAAGGGCACGCTGGACGACCCGACCCTCGGCAAGGTCATCGACACGGCCATGGAGACGATCGAGAAGTTCAACACCTCGCTGAAGAAGGGCACGCTCCCCCAGCAGTACAACAGCGGCCGGGTCGACGAGACGACCCTCGCCGGGCTGGTGAAGCTCCTCGACCGGCTCACCTTCCAGGCCCAGGTGGGCGAGGACGGGCAACGCGTCGGCGCGCGGGACCTGATGGGTGAAGTGTACGAGTACTTCCTCGCGCAGTTCGCCCTCCAGGAGGGCCGCAAGGGCGGCGAGTACTTCACTCCGCCGAGCGTCGTCCGGCTGCTCGTCGAGATGCTGGAGCCGAAGGAGGGCGAACGGGTCCTCGACCCCGCGTGCGGCTCCGGCGGCATGTTCGTGCAGGCCGAGAAGTTCGTGGAGACCCACGGCGGCGACCGCATGAACGTCGCCGTCTACGGCCAGGAGCGCAACCTCACGACCTGGCGCCTGGCCCACATGAACCTCGCGATCCACGGCATCGAGGCCGACCTGGGCGAGGGCCCGGCCGACTCCTTCCGCGACGACCAGCATGGCGACCTGAAGGCGGACGTGGTCCTGGCCAACCCGCCGTTCAACATCTCCGATTGGGGCGGGGAGCTGCTGGGCCTCGACGACCGCTGGACGTACGGCACACCCCCGGTCGGCAACGCCAACTTCGCCTGGATCCAGCACATGGCGAGCAAGTTCGCACCGGGCGGCCGGGCGGGCATCGTCCTGGCGAACGGCTCGATGAGCAGCAAGTTGGGTGGGGAAGGCGACATCCGGCGCGCGATGGTCGAGGACGACCTGGTGGCCTGCATGGTGGCGCTGCCCGGGCAGTTGTTCCGGTCCACGCAGATTCCGGCGTGCCTGTGGTTCCTCGGGGAGGGTAAGGGGCGGCACTCGAAGTGGGTGCCGGAGCGTAAAGGGGAGGTCCTCTTCATCGACGCCCGGGAGCTGGGCGTCATGGCCTCGCGTACGGAGCGGGTACTGACGGAGGAGGAACTGGGGCGGATCGCGGGGGCGTTCCGGGCATGGCGGGGGGTTGAGGGCGAGGGCGTCGGACCGTACGAGGACGTGCCCGGGTTCTGCCGGAGCGTGCCGCTGGATGAGCTGCGGGAGCACGACTTCGTGCTGACGCCGGGGCGGTATGTGGGGGTTGCTGAGGCGGATGTGGATCCGGACGCGGAGCTGGCGGAGGAGCGGGTGGCCCGGCTGACGAAGGAGTTGTTCGGGCTGTTCGAGGAGTCGGGGCGGATGGAGGCTGTGGTGCGTGAGCAGTTGGGGAGGTTGTGA
- a CDS encoding MerR family transcriptional regulator, translated as MSYSVGQVAGFAGVTVRTLHHYDDIGLLVPSERSHAGHRRYSDGDLDRLQQILFYRELGFPLDEVAALLDDPAADPRAHLRRQHELLTVRIEKLQKMAAAVEHAMEARTMGINLSPEEKFEVFGDKDPEQYAQEAEQRWGGTEAYAESQRRAARYTKDDWKRMQAEVADWGERYDALMAAGDAPTSPAAMDMAEEHRQHICAWFYDCPYEMHRGLAEMYVSDERFKAFYDSMRPGLAEHLRDAIGANAARHSA; from the coding sequence GTGAGCTACTCCGTGGGACAGGTCGCGGGCTTCGCCGGCGTCACCGTGCGCACGCTGCACCACTACGACGACATCGGCCTGCTCGTGCCCAGCGAGCGCAGCCACGCGGGCCACCGGCGCTACAGCGACGGCGACCTCGACCGGCTGCAGCAGATCCTGTTCTACCGCGAGCTCGGCTTCCCGCTCGACGAGGTCGCCGCCCTGCTCGACGACCCGGCCGCGGACCCGCGCGCGCATCTGCGCCGCCAGCACGAGCTGCTGACCGTCCGGATCGAGAAGCTGCAGAAGATGGCGGCGGCCGTGGAGCACGCCATGGAGGCACGCACGATGGGGATCAATCTCTCGCCGGAGGAGAAGTTCGAGGTGTTCGGGGACAAGGACCCGGAGCAGTACGCGCAGGAGGCGGAACAGCGCTGGGGCGGCACGGAGGCGTACGCCGAGTCGCAGCGCCGCGCGGCCCGCTACACCAAGGACGACTGGAAACGCATGCAGGCCGAGGTCGCCGACTGGGGCGAGCGCTACGACGCCCTGATGGCCGCCGGTGACGCACCGACCTCCCCGGCGGCCATGGACATGGCGGAGGAACACCGGCAGCACATCTGCGCCTGGTTCTACGACTGCCCGTACGAGATGCATCGGGGCCTGGCCGAGATGTACGTGTCGGACGAGCGCTTCAAGGCGTTCTACGACTCCATGCGCCCCGGTCTCGCCGAGCACCTCAGGGACGCGATCGGGGCGAACGCGGCCCGGCACAGCGCCTAG
- a CDS encoding helix-turn-helix domain-containing protein yields MSNNYGDWLKEQREAAGLTQQQLAEVAVMTRTHIAHIEAGRRVPSEEDARRLDKALNTGNVLSRFLPQQDVAVADYFEAARQLEQQAVMIREFALSFVPGILQTERYARAVLGTSFPPVGEKECDRLVVTRLERSKILDDPVTPVVWALLDEAVLRRWMGGPGVMAEQLGHLVRLAESGRIQVHVLPFALGVHPLLSNMLTLLWFEDQPPVAYGEGLWMGKIHDSPSIVQEIQHRYDFALGNALPLKESLALLRATVRDCERHDRPSHTERGGAEGLA; encoded by the coding sequence TTGAGCAACAACTACGGCGACTGGCTCAAGGAGCAGCGCGAGGCGGCCGGGCTGACACAACAGCAACTGGCCGAGGTGGCGGTCATGACCCGCACGCACATCGCCCACATCGAGGCGGGGCGCAGGGTGCCCTCCGAGGAGGACGCGAGGCGGCTGGACAAGGCCCTGAACACGGGAAACGTGCTGAGCCGGTTCCTGCCGCAACAGGACGTGGCGGTCGCCGACTACTTCGAGGCGGCCCGACAGCTCGAACAACAAGCGGTGATGATCCGGGAGTTCGCCCTGTCGTTCGTGCCGGGAATCCTCCAGACGGAAAGGTACGCGCGTGCGGTTCTGGGCACGTCCTTCCCTCCGGTGGGTGAAAAGGAGTGTGACAGGCTCGTTGTCACACGCCTGGAGCGGTCGAAGATCCTCGACGATCCGGTGACGCCCGTAGTGTGGGCGCTGCTCGACGAGGCGGTGTTGCGGCGCTGGATGGGAGGGCCGGGCGTCATGGCGGAACAGCTCGGCCACCTTGTACGTCTTGCCGAGAGTGGCCGGATCCAAGTGCACGTTTTGCCGTTCGCGTTGGGCGTCCACCCACTGTTGAGCAACATGCTCACGTTGCTGTGGTTCGAGGATCAGCCGCCAGTGGCCTACGGTGAGGGCCTGTGGATGGGGAAGATCCATGACTCCCCGTCCATCGTCCAGGAAATTCAGCACCGTTACGATTTCGCGCTGGGCAACGCTCTGCCTCTGAAGGAATCCCTGGCTCTGCTCAGGGCGACAGTTAGGGACTGCGAACGCCATGACCGACCGAGTCATACCGAACGCGGCGGAGCTGAGGGGCTGGCGTAA
- a CDS encoding YbjQ family protein: MGIDEFGGGQGPQPDVLVVTTNDVPGHRVQEVLGEVFGLTVRSRHLGSQIGAGLKSMVGGELKGLTKTLVQTRNQAMERLVAQARARGANAVLMFRFDVTEAADVGTEVCAYGTAVVLTRE, encoded by the coding sequence ATGGGTATTGACGAATTCGGCGGTGGCCAGGGGCCCCAGCCAGACGTGCTCGTGGTGACGACGAACGACGTACCCGGCCACCGGGTCCAGGAAGTCCTGGGCGAGGTCTTCGGGTTGACCGTGCGCTCCCGGCACCTCGGCAGCCAGATCGGTGCCGGGCTGAAGTCCATGGTCGGCGGTGAGCTCAAGGGGCTCACGAAGACGCTGGTGCAGACCCGCAACCAGGCCATGGAGCGGCTCGTCGCGCAGGCACGCGCGCGTGGGGCGAACGCCGTGCTGATGTTCCGCTTCGACGTGACGGAGGCGGCGGACGTCGGCACGGAGGTGTGCGCCTACGGCACGGCGGTGGTCCTGACCCGGGAGTAG
- a CDS encoding restriction endonuclease subunit S — protein sequence MAGESWKVMPLSSVVRLKRGYDLPTDTRQAGSYPVVGSAGISGWHNQGPVEGPGVVVGRSGSSMGNVTYVEGPFWPLNTAMFVEDFLSNDPQYVYHLLSHLDFSAFNSGSAQQSLNRNYIAGIPVTIPSFPEQQAISEVLGALDDKIAVNERIAETALHLAEALYAYKSSYNEGWHSVRLGKTARWLSGGTPKTSEPSYWDGDIPWISAASLKSPWIDDSERRVTPLGAENGTRLTPEGSIIFVVRGMSLTSEFRVGLTQREVAFGQDCKALIPHTGIDAATLFLAIKTSTPEILGFVDLAGHGTGRLATDRIAELSVRLPENGASADDFRRSVVPLVERASATKRENRTLTALRDTLLPQLVTGKLRIKDAERVVEDAV from the coding sequence ATGGCCGGGGAATCGTGGAAAGTGATGCCGTTGAGTTCCGTGGTTCGTCTGAAGCGCGGGTATGACCTTCCAACAGACACGCGGCAAGCAGGCAGCTACCCCGTGGTGGGATCCGCCGGAATCAGCGGTTGGCACAACCAGGGCCCGGTTGAAGGACCGGGAGTCGTTGTCGGTCGAAGCGGGTCTTCAATGGGGAACGTCACGTACGTCGAGGGTCCCTTCTGGCCACTCAACACAGCGATGTTCGTCGAAGACTTCCTCTCAAATGATCCTCAGTACGTATACCATCTACTTTCCCACTTGGACTTCTCCGCGTTCAACTCTGGCAGCGCTCAGCAATCGTTGAATCGAAATTACATCGCGGGCATCCCTGTCACGATTCCGTCATTTCCAGAGCAACAGGCCATCTCTGAAGTACTCGGCGCACTGGACGACAAAATCGCGGTCAACGAGCGGATTGCCGAGACTGCGCTCCATCTCGCCGAGGCTCTGTACGCTTATAAGTCCTCCTACAACGAGGGCTGGCACAGCGTTCGGCTGGGCAAAACCGCACGTTGGTTGTCCGGGGGCACCCCCAAGACCAGCGAGCCAAGCTACTGGGACGGTGACATTCCTTGGATCTCGGCCGCTAGCCTCAAGTCGCCCTGGATCGATGACTCCGAGCGTAGAGTCACGCCGCTTGGCGCCGAAAACGGGACTCGACTCACTCCCGAGGGCAGCATCATCTTCGTCGTGCGAGGAATGAGCCTGACTTCAGAGTTCCGAGTCGGACTCACACAACGAGAAGTCGCCTTCGGCCAGGACTGCAAGGCGTTGATCCCTCACACGGGAATCGATGCGGCCACGCTCTTCTTGGCCATCAAGACCAGCACGCCAGAGATCCTCGGTTTCGTGGACCTGGCCGGCCATGGCACGGGCCGTCTAGCGACAGACCGCATCGCGGAACTCAGCGTGAGGCTTCCCGAAAACGGCGCCTCAGCCGATGACTTCCGTCGATCCGTTGTACCCCTCGTCGAGCGAGCCAGCGCGACCAAGCGGGAGAACCGCACCCTCACCGCCCTCCGCGACACCCTCCTCCCTCAACTGGTGACCGGAAAGCTCCGCATCAAAGACGCCGAACGTGTCGTGGAGGACGCCGTATGA
- a CDS encoding AAA family ATPase, giving the protein MYVSGIGFSNVRGFAGERAVKDELPLTAPRDGGGWNVIAGRNGSGKSTFLRALALSLAGPQVARSLVQDFSGWISTGERSAWTRVSVHPDRSVDRFTGRDELPDGPLTLGLGWTAPEGVPDRPRFGSPAQPQMKSFGIGRGEEERIPARGPWGHSPQGWLCAAYGPFRRMTGGSGQAQQLMLASGPTSRMASLFHEDVSLVEGVAWLKELRLRSLEEQRDAGELLDTVLELLSDGLLPDGYQALRVNADGLWVAPAGDAERAYPLREMSDGFRVVGALVLDIVRQLQSAYGTLNAGRDDEGRPVVRMPGVVIIDEVDAHLHVTWQRRIGDWLRAHFPRIQFIVTSHSPYICQAADPGGLIRLPGPEEQGGPEVVDDALYRRIVYGSGEDAVLSELFGLETPYSSRAEEERRRLVHLEKKVFSGSASEQEALEYRDLAARLSSSRSARVHEVAARLGSGQ; this is encoded by the coding sequence ATGTACGTATCCGGAATCGGCTTCTCGAACGTCAGGGGCTTTGCCGGTGAGCGTGCCGTCAAGGACGAACTCCCGCTGACCGCGCCCCGGGACGGCGGGGGCTGGAACGTGATCGCCGGGCGCAACGGCTCGGGAAAGTCCACGTTCCTGCGCGCTCTGGCACTGTCCCTGGCGGGACCCCAGGTCGCACGATCCCTCGTCCAGGACTTCAGCGGCTGGATCAGCACCGGTGAGCGGTCGGCGTGGACGCGGGTGTCCGTGCACCCCGACCGCTCGGTCGACCGGTTCACGGGGCGGGACGAACTGCCTGACGGCCCACTCACTCTCGGGCTCGGCTGGACGGCGCCCGAGGGTGTCCCAGACCGACCGCGCTTCGGGTCCCCGGCACAACCACAGATGAAGTCCTTTGGCATCGGGCGGGGAGAGGAGGAGCGGATCCCCGCCCGCGGTCCCTGGGGACACAGTCCTCAGGGCTGGCTCTGCGCCGCGTACGGGCCCTTCCGTCGGATGACGGGCGGGAGCGGTCAGGCCCAGCAGCTGATGCTCGCGTCCGGGCCGACGAGCCGTATGGCCTCCCTCTTCCACGAGGACGTCTCACTCGTCGAAGGGGTGGCCTGGCTCAAGGAGTTGCGGCTGCGCAGCCTCGAAGAGCAGCGGGACGCGGGGGAGCTGCTGGACACTGTTCTGGAGCTGCTGTCCGACGGACTGCTCCCGGACGGCTACCAGGCCCTGCGGGTGAACGCCGACGGGCTGTGGGTTGCCCCCGCCGGAGACGCAGAACGGGCCTATCCCCTGCGGGAGATGAGCGACGGCTTCCGTGTCGTCGGCGCCCTCGTCCTGGACATCGTGCGGCAGTTGCAGAGCGCCTACGGGACACTGAATGCGGGTCGGGACGACGAGGGGCGCCCCGTGGTCCGGATGCCCGGCGTGGTGATCATCGACGAGGTGGACGCGCACCTCCACGTGACGTGGCAGCGGCGGATCGGCGACTGGCTGCGCGCTCACTTCCCGCGGATCCAGTTCATCGTCACCAGCCACAGCCCGTACATCTGCCAGGCGGCCGATCCCGGCGGGCTGATCCGGCTGCCCGGCCCGGAGGAGCAGGGCGGGCCGGAGGTCGTGGACGACGCGCTGTACCGCAGGATCGTGTACGGCAGCGGCGAGGACGCCGTGCTGTCCGAGCTGTTCGGTCTGGAGACTCCGTACTCCAGCCGTGCGGAGGAAGAGCGCCGCAGGCTCGTACATCTGGAGAAGAAGGTCTTCTCCGGGTCGGCGAGTGAGCAGGAGGCGCTGGAGTACCGCGATCTGGCCGCACGGCTCAGCAGCAGCCGTTCAGCCCGGGTGCACGAGGTGGCGGCCCGGCTGGGGAGCGGCCAGTGA